From a single Paraburkholderia edwinii genomic region:
- a CDS encoding AtzH-like domain-containing protein, with protein MIVNMTHVVAEVAAAQAAYEKALAENDAFLLNALTWEGPHTVRYGFDDMQYGSGEIRKLNASRHPVNNRIMVASTTITTFGHDNATVNTEFGCDDSELYGRRTVVWARVGPDSQPEAGLHGGWRVVASHESVVSRRPCI; from the coding sequence ATGATCGTCAATATGACTCACGTCGTGGCTGAAGTGGCAGCCGCCCAAGCCGCGTACGAAAAAGCTTTAGCGGAAAACGATGCTTTTCTGCTTAACGCGTTGACCTGGGAAGGTCCACATACGGTTCGTTACGGTTTCGACGACATGCAGTACGGGAGCGGCGAAATCCGCAAACTGAACGCAAGCCGCCACCCCGTCAATAACCGAATCATGGTGGCCTCCACGACGATCACGACCTTCGGGCACGACAATGCCACGGTGAACACGGAATTCGGCTGTGATGATTCCGAGCTTTACGGGCGGCGGACGGTAGTGTGGGCGCGTGTCGGTCCCGATTCGCAGCCTGAGGCCGGTTTGCATGGAGGCTGGCGGGTCGTCGCATCTCATGAAAGCGTGGTGTCCCGGCGTCCGTGCATCTAG
- a CDS encoding class I SAM-dependent methyltransferase — protein MTRIEADAQRFDADERVRTTMASALEARGKHELSRQAIADYLDALSLDAHAAVLDLGCGTGIVARAVARRGDVKTRITAIDSSPWLIESAKRFACRERLTERIRFLTGEPHWVIGPQEQFDVVILHMLLSRVADPGLVLKEVRRVLRPAGRVVVFDGNYDSVARATDALSGDEDTDGLWAVARPVQDRVMRAMPGLLAENGFRMEGSRAYAAANTPWSFYTHIASRYD, from the coding sequence TTGACACGCATCGAGGCCGATGCGCAACGTTTCGATGCGGATGAGCGTGTGCGGACCACAATGGCATCCGCGCTCGAAGCGCGCGGCAAGCATGAGCTTTCCCGGCAGGCCATCGCCGACTACCTCGACGCATTGTCGCTTGACGCGCATGCGGCCGTGCTCGACCTTGGATGCGGCACGGGAATCGTCGCCCGTGCCGTGGCCCGGCGAGGCGACGTAAAAACGCGTATCACCGCGATCGATTCGAGCCCATGGCTTATCGAATCGGCAAAGCGCTTCGCGTGCCGCGAGCGGCTAACGGAGCGCATCCGTTTTCTGACTGGAGAGCCGCATTGGGTCATCGGGCCGCAGGAGCAATTCGACGTTGTGATCCTGCATATGCTGCTAAGCCGTGTTGCCGATCCTGGGCTGGTGCTGAAGGAAGTGCGGCGTGTGCTTCGACCGGCCGGCCGTGTTGTGGTGTTCGACGGTAATTATGATTCGGTTGCGCGCGCAACCGATGCACTCAGCGGCGACGAAGACACCGATGGTCTTTGGGCAGTCGCCAGACCCGTTCAGGACAGAGTCATGCGGGCCATGCCGGGACTCCTCGCGGAAAACGGATTCCGGATGGAGGGGTCGCGCGCCTACGCTGCGGCCAATACGCCCTGGAGTTTCTATACGCATATCGCGAGCCGATACGACTGA
- a CDS encoding GlxA family transcriptional regulator: MHSVGFVVFPNFYMMGFAAVTAFELANLVLEETAYEVTVVSETGGLVSASAGIRVDSVPFSDTVVFDTVMFASGVETDLRSPALTAFVKHALKTSRRVAAPCTGAFVLAESGVLDGRRATTHWRFAGDLQRRFPEVAVDEDQIFVVDGAIWTSAGMAATIDMALAMIEKDHGKEVSRAVARKLVVYHRRAGGQSQFSALLELEPKSDRIQKAIDYAGAHLRNALSVEELAEVANLSPRQFSRAFAAETGQSPAKAVEQLRVEAARLMLEQGRHSLDVIADEVGFFDRDRMRRAFIRTLGQPPQLVRRTGRESRAMPEPEAED, encoded by the coding sequence ATGCACAGCGTCGGCTTTGTCGTGTTCCCCAACTTTTACATGATGGGTTTCGCGGCGGTTACCGCATTCGAACTCGCCAATCTCGTGCTTGAAGAGACGGCATACGAGGTGACCGTGGTTTCGGAAACCGGCGGATTGGTATCGGCGTCGGCCGGAATCCGCGTCGATAGCGTGCCGTTCAGCGATACGGTCGTGTTCGACACGGTCATGTTTGCCTCAGGTGTCGAGACGGACCTTCGTTCGCCTGCACTGACGGCCTTTGTCAAACACGCGCTTAAGACATCGAGGCGCGTCGCGGCGCCGTGCACAGGGGCCTTCGTTCTGGCGGAATCGGGCGTGCTCGACGGCCGTCGGGCGACGACCCACTGGCGATTTGCCGGCGATCTGCAGCGCCGCTTTCCGGAAGTGGCCGTCGACGAAGACCAGATATTTGTCGTGGACGGCGCGATCTGGACTTCAGCGGGCATGGCCGCCACGATCGACATGGCGCTTGCCATGATCGAGAAAGATCACGGCAAGGAGGTATCGCGCGCCGTCGCGCGCAAGCTCGTTGTTTATCACCGGCGTGCCGGCGGCCAGTCGCAGTTTTCCGCGCTGCTCGAGCTCGAACCCAAATCCGACCGCATCCAGAAAGCCATCGACTACGCCGGCGCGCATCTGCGCAATGCGCTCTCCGTCGAGGAACTGGCCGAAGTGGCCAATCTTAGCCCGCGGCAGTTCAGCAGGGCATTCGCCGCGGAAACCGGCCAGTCGCCCGCGAAGGCGGTTGAGCAACTGCGGGTGGAAGCCGCGCGGCTGATGCTCGAACAGGGCCGCCATTCGCTCGATGTTATTGCCGACGAAGTCGGGTTTTTCGACCGCGATCGGATGAGGCGCGCGTTCATTCGTACCTTGGGCCAGCCGCCGCAACTGGTTCGGCGCACGGGAAGAGAAAGCCGTGCAATGCCCGAGCCGGAAGCGGAAGACTAG
- a CDS encoding MFS transporter: MDRRLLMLAIGMFAMGTDNFVVAGILPGVASSLHTSVSVAGQMVTLYALSYAVMAPVMAAVAGGLPRKLILVVALGIFVAGNAISAVATSVDTVLFSRVLAGFGAALFSPTALGVASALAPPEKRGRALSIVTAGLTGATALGAPIGTFIGGFGSWRTTLGFVTLLGLIAMLGVWTMLHSLPPTPSVTLKERLKPVRDLPIALTLLTSLFAFGGFLMIYTYAGLVFDRVTHGDGRILAGMFLVWGIAATVGNMLCGRLVDRIPSRTIVNVALCVAIVNFCLLPWTSTHIAGATIALIIWGICGWGPIVPQQHRLVELAPNAAPLVLALNNTATYTGLACSAVLGGLILLFIDHHYLSVVGAALIAIALVFSECAYRFRQRGRAAEPMNRTTKHTAAGAPRTALELDPGQAGRAMAAGGTRDGN; the protein is encoded by the coding sequence ATGGATCGTCGATTACTGATGCTCGCGATAGGGATGTTCGCGATGGGCACCGACAATTTTGTCGTTGCCGGCATACTTCCTGGCGTTGCTTCATCCCTGCATACCTCCGTCAGTGTCGCGGGCCAGATGGTGACGCTCTACGCGTTGTCGTATGCGGTCATGGCGCCGGTGATGGCGGCTGTCGCCGGCGGACTGCCGCGCAAGCTCATTCTGGTGGTGGCGCTCGGCATTTTCGTGGCCGGCAATGCGATTAGCGCCGTCGCGACCAGCGTCGACACCGTTCTTTTCAGTCGCGTTCTCGCGGGATTCGGCGCGGCTCTGTTTTCGCCAACCGCGCTCGGCGTCGCCTCAGCGCTTGCGCCGCCGGAGAAGCGCGGCAGAGCGCTTTCGATCGTGACCGCCGGCCTGACCGGCGCAACCGCGCTCGGCGCGCCGATCGGCACGTTTATCGGCGGCTTCGGAAGCTGGCGCACCACACTGGGTTTCGTCACGCTGCTCGGCCTGATTGCGATGCTCGGCGTATGGACGATGCTGCATTCGCTTCCGCCCACACCGTCCGTCACGCTTAAAGAGCGGCTCAAACCCGTTCGCGACCTTCCGATCGCGCTGACGCTGCTCACGTCTCTCTTCGCGTTTGGCGGCTTCCTGATGATCTATACCTACGCCGGGCTCGTATTCGATCGCGTGACGCACGGCGATGGACGCATTCTGGCCGGCATGTTTCTTGTCTGGGGAATCGCGGCCACGGTCGGCAACATGCTGTGCGGCCGGCTCGTCGACCGCATTCCGAGCCGCACCATCGTAAACGTGGCGCTATGTGTCGCGATCGTCAATTTCTGCCTGCTGCCATGGACCTCGACCCATATTGCAGGGGCCACGATTGCACTGATTATCTGGGGCATATGTGGCTGGGGACCTATCGTGCCGCAGCAGCACCGGCTCGTCGAACTGGCGCCCAACGCCGCACCGCTCGTGCTTGCGCTAAACAACACCGCCACCTACACCGGGCTTGCCTGCTCGGCAGTGTTGGGCGGACTGATTCTGCTGTTTATCGACCATCACTATCTGAGCGTCGTCGGCGCGGCGCTCATTGCGATTGCGCTCGTCTTCTCCGAATGTGCCTATCGCTTCCGGCAACGCGGACGGGCCGCTGAACCAATGAATCGCACGACGAAGCACACCGCGGCCGGTGCGCCAAGAACGGCTCTCGAACTCGACCCGGGACAAGCCGGGCGCGCCATGGCCGCCGGCGGAACGCGAGACGGGAATTGA